One window of the Cryptomeria japonica chromosome 7, Sugi_1.0, whole genome shotgun sequence genome contains the following:
- the LOC131030414 gene encoding F-box/kelch-repeat protein At5g15710, whose protein sequence is MDETFLVECKTSVDRLDMASAKVDTVTTERPKTELLCDEEPQKQQVPLSESSSNTFRQKVLKTKPRGFDEETVASFGRCFQLDIQMEETIWGHLPEDLISEVLARVPPFYLFRLRSVCRRWNSILQDSSFLKFHSQVPSHGPCLLTFWKNLQTPQCSVFSFPLKSWHKLPFGFLPDWAFWLVGSSGGLVCFSGLDGPCFKTMVCNPLTQEWRILPSMHHNQQRQLIMVVDRQNKSFKVIAASDIFGDRTLPTEVYDSKLNTWSVHQSMPAVNLCSSKMAFCDSKIYLETLSPLGLMMYKMDAGYWEHIPAKFPRSLLDGYLVGGARNRLFLVGRIGLYSTHQSMRIWELDHVRTSWIEIGRMPQRFFRILLRLSAERFECFGQDNLICFTSWNQGKGLLYDVDKKMWSWIIGCPLQSWNSQVTFYEPRFDASIY, encoded by the coding sequence ATGGATGAAACGTTCCTGGTTGAATGCAAAACGAGCGTGGATAGACTTGATATGGCATCCGCCAAAGTTGATACTGTTACCACAGAACGTCCCAAAACAGAGTTGTTATGCGATGAAGAGCCACAAAAGCAACAGGTCCCTTTGAGCGAGAGCAGCAGCAATACATTTCGACAGAAGGTTCTTAAAACAAAACCCCGAGGCTTTGATGAAGAAACCGTTGCCTCTTTTGGTCGATGTTTTCAGCTTGACATTCAAATGGAAGAAACAATATGGGGGCATTTGCCAGAGGATCTAATTAGCGAAGTCCTTGCTAGGGTGCCTCCCTTTTATCTCTTCAGATTAAGGTCTGTGTGCAGGAGATGGAATTCAATTTTGCAGGACAGTAGTTTTCTGAAATTCCATTCTCAGGTACCCTCGCATGGACCTTGTCTTCTTACATTTTGGAAAAATTTGCAGACTCCTCAGTGCTCGGTATTCAGTTTTCCCTTGAAAAGTTGGCATAAGCTTCCTTTTGGATTTCTTCCTGATTGGGCATTCTGGTTGGTTGGTTCTTCTGGGGGTCTCGTATGTTTTTCAGGTCTGGATGGACCTTGTTTCAAAACAATGGTTTGCAATCCCCTAACGCAAGAATGGAGGATACTGCCCAGCATGCATCATAATCAACAGAGACAGCTCATCATGGTTGTGGACAGGCAAAATAAATCATTCAAGGTTATTGCAGCGAGTGACATATTTGGAGACAGAACTTTGCCTACAGAGGTTTACGATTCAAAGCTAAATACTTGGTCTGTTCATCAGAGCATGCCTGCTGTGAATCTTTGCTCATCAAAAATGGCATTTTGTGACTCCAAGATCTATCTGGAGACTCTGTCCCCACTTGGGTTAATGATGTACAAAATGGACGCAGGTTATTGGGAGCATATACCGGCCAAGTTTCCCAGATCTTTGCTGGATGGTTACCTTGTAGGTGGAGCCCGGAATCGCCTTTTTTTGGTAGGAAGAATAGGATTGTACAGTACGCACCAAAGCATGAGGATTTGGGAATTAGATCATGTAAGAACATCATGGATAGAGATAGGGAGAATGCCTCAGAGATTTTTTAGAATATTATTGAGGTTATCTGCAGAGCGGTTTGAGTGCTTTGGGCAGGATAATTTGATCTGTTTCACATCATGGAATCAAGGTAAGGGCCTGCTCTATGACGTGGACAAGAAAATGTGGTCATGGATAATTGGCTGCCCCCTTCAGTCATGGAACAGCCAGGTGACCTTTTATGAACCGAGGTTTGATGCATCTATCTATTAA